ATACGGTTTTTAAACCCTTAAACGTTGCTTGTTATGGATTTCGGAAGTACTGTAGTCACCTTTAGAAAGGAGCAGGGAATATCTCAAACTGACCTGGCTAGCCAGTTGGGCATCCATAAAAATGTACTCGGTAGGTACGAAAGAAACGAGGTCATGCCCTCCATCGAGATTGCCCGCAAGATTGCTGATATCCTCGAGGTATCACTGGATTAC
The Verrucomicrobiota bacterium genome window above contains:
- a CDS encoding helix-turn-helix transcriptional regulator produces the protein MDFGSTVVTFRKEQGISQTDLASQLGIHKNVLGRYERNEVMPSIEIARKIADILEVSLDYLTGKVDVEMDKDTQTRILEVSKFAEEDREHIFSVIDAFIAKRKIQSIM